The following proteins are co-located in the Massilia litorea genome:
- a CDS encoding glycosyltransferase family 25 protein, with amino-acid sequence MKIFVISLPSSLERRALVAQKLGERKLPFAFIDAVDGRVDHHPYLQRYDEKSFLVHRRRKAAPGELGCYVSHLLAWEKCVALGEPIVVLEDDFQLTPDFEAGLAYLERFADRVSFVRLEPLEKHTVLTSDKGERFSLVKQLDVGMCMTGYVITPRGAQRLLEHAATIRAPIDLFLKYTFDHGELIHAIVPHGVYPTHEDSVIGIDVRNQREKGTLLGLKRFAYKTFYRFANLFTNLANGLRRF; translated from the coding sequence TTGAAAATATTCGTTATCAGTCTTCCGTCCAGCCTCGAGCGGCGCGCCCTCGTGGCGCAGAAGCTCGGCGAGCGCAAGCTGCCTTTCGCCTTCATCGACGCCGTCGACGGCCGCGTCGACCACCACCCCTATCTGCAACGCTACGACGAAAAAAGCTTCCTGGTGCACCGGCGGCGCAAGGCCGCTCCCGGCGAACTGGGTTGCTACGTGAGCCACCTGCTGGCGTGGGAAAAATGCGTGGCGCTGGGCGAGCCGATCGTGGTGCTGGAAGACGATTTCCAGCTGACGCCGGATTTCGAAGCGGGCCTGGCCTATCTCGAGCGCTTCGCCGACCGGGTCTCGTTCGTGCGCCTCGAGCCGCTGGAAAAGCACACGGTTCTCACCTCGGACAAGGGCGAGCGTTTCAGCCTCGTGAAACAGCTCGACGTCGGCATGTGCATGACCGGCTATGTGATCACCCCGCGTGGCGCGCAGCGGCTGCTGGAGCATGCGGCCACGATCCGGGCGCCGATCGACCTGTTCCTGAAATACACCTTCGACCATGGCGAGCTGATTCACGCCATCGTGCCGCACGGGGTGTACCCGACGCACGAGGACTCCGTGATCGGGATCGACGTGCGCAACCAGCGCGAAAAGGGCACGCTGCTGGGTCTGAAGCGCTTCGCCTATAAAACCTTCTACCGCTTCGCCAACCTGTTTACCAATCTTGCAAACGGGCTGCGCCGGTTTTAA
- a CDS encoding family 1 glycosylhydrolase has translation MNIDKQIQPETATELALWGGLECTVNRVRDNYFSQMERNGHADRVEDIERFASLGIKAIRYPVLWERTAPDGIDSADWSWSDARLPALQRLGVTPIVGLIHHGSGPEHTSLVDPAFPEKLAEYAGAVAQRYPWVEYYTPVNEILTTARFSGLAGVWYPHGKSHATFVRALLHQCKATVLSMRAIRAVNPDAKLVQTDDLSKTYGTPEMAWLANFFNERRWLAWDILCGKVDPEHKLWDYLMGAEATAEELLWFRENPCPPDIIGANYYATSERWLDHRTERYPQDRVHTYDGHLHADIETPRALATPTPGIGPLLMETWERYGLPIAVTEAHIDANREDQLRWLLEIWNAAGKAKAAGADIRAVTVWALLGSYDWNCLVTEWRGYYEPGPFDVRGPQPRPTALANMMRELASGRPLSNPVLQGQGWWRRPGRFFCKPVATRTAVADIAVRSQFKSNHVQPILITGATGTLGSAFARICERRNLAHHVLTRQEMDITDPASVEAAIQRFKPWAIINAGGYVRVDEAELDVEGCMDGNTHGPTVLALACIRHALRFMTFSSDLVFDGAKDTPYVESDPVAPLGVYGRSKAESERRVLEADPQALVIRTSSFFGPWDKHNFVTQALAALKAGQPFTASNDLVVTPTYVPDLVNVSLDLLIDRERGVWHLSNGEAVTWAELARKACAVAGVDPRTLQERPATELGYVAVRPHYSALGSERGMLLPSLDDALGRYLHALEEHAVDDGAMVGEAAHYAR, from the coding sequence ATGAACATCGACAAGCAGATCCAGCCTGAGACCGCAACCGAGCTGGCGCTTTGGGGCGGCCTTGAATGCACGGTCAATCGTGTACGCGACAATTACTTCAGTCAAATGGAACGCAATGGCCACGCAGACCGCGTGGAAGACATCGAACGCTTCGCCTCGCTCGGCATCAAGGCGATCCGTTATCCAGTCCTGTGGGAGCGCACCGCTCCGGACGGCATCGACAGCGCCGACTGGTCCTGGTCCGACGCCCGCCTGCCCGCGCTGCAGCGCCTGGGCGTCACCCCCATCGTCGGACTGATCCACCATGGCAGCGGTCCCGAACATACGAGTCTGGTCGATCCGGCCTTCCCCGAAAAGCTCGCCGAGTACGCCGGCGCGGTAGCCCAGCGCTACCCCTGGGTCGAGTACTACACCCCCGTCAACGAAATCCTGACGACGGCGCGCTTTTCCGGTCTGGCCGGCGTCTGGTACCCGCACGGAAAGAGCCACGCGACTTTCGTGCGCGCCCTTCTCCATCAATGCAAGGCCACCGTGTTGTCGATGCGCGCGATCCGCGCCGTCAACCCGGACGCCAAACTGGTGCAGACCGACGACCTCTCGAAAACCTACGGCACGCCCGAGATGGCCTGGCTGGCGAACTTCTTCAACGAACGGCGCTGGCTGGCCTGGGACATCCTGTGCGGGAAGGTCGATCCCGAACACAAGCTGTGGGACTACCTGATGGGGGCCGAGGCCACGGCGGAAGAACTGCTCTGGTTCCGCGAGAATCCCTGCCCGCCCGACATCATCGGCGCCAACTACTATGCCACCAGCGAGCGCTGGCTCGACCACCGCACCGAACGCTATCCGCAGGACCGCGTCCACACTTACGACGGCCACCTGCATGCCGACATCGAGACCCCGCGCGCGCTGGCCACGCCGACGCCCGGCATCGGCCCGCTGCTGATGGAAACCTGGGAGCGCTACGGCCTGCCAATCGCGGTCACCGAAGCCCACATCGACGCCAACCGCGAAGACCAGCTGCGCTGGCTGCTCGAGATCTGGAACGCCGCCGGCAAGGCCAAGGCGGCCGGCGCCGACATCCGCGCCGTCACGGTCTGGGCGCTGCTCGGCTCCTACGACTGGAACTGCCTGGTCACCGAATGGCGCGGCTATTATGAGCCGGGTCCGTTCGACGTGCGCGGTCCGCAACCGCGGCCGACGGCGCTCGCCAACATGATGCGCGAACTGGCCAGCGGCCGTCCGCTGTCGAACCCGGTGCTGCAGGGCCAGGGCTGGTGGCGCCGGCCGGGCCGCTTCTTCTGCAAGCCGGTCGCCACGCGCACGGCGGTGGCCGACATCGCGGTGCGCAGCCAGTTCAAATCGAACCACGTGCAGCCGATCCTGATCACGGGCGCCACCGGCACCCTCGGTTCGGCCTTTGCCCGCATCTGCGAGCGGCGCAACCTGGCGCACCACGTGCTGACGCGCCAGGAGATGGACATCACCGACCCGGCCTCGGTCGAAGCGGCGATCCAGCGCTTCAAACCCTGGGCGATCATCAACGCCGGCGGCTATGTGCGCGTCGACGAAGCCGAACTCGATGTCGAGGGCTGCATGGACGGGAACACGCACGGCCCGACGGTGCTGGCCCTGGCCTGCATCCGCCACGCGCTGCGCTTCATGACCTTCTCGAGCGACCTGGTATTCGACGGCGCCAAGGACACGCCCTATGTCGAATCCGATCCGGTGGCGCCGCTGGGCGTCTACGGCCGCAGCAAGGCCGAGTCCGAGCGCCGCGTGCTGGAAGCCGATCCGCAGGCACTCGTGATCCGCACCAGTTCCTTCTTCGGTCCCTGGGACAAGCACAACTTCGTCACCCAGGCCCTGGCGGCGCTGAAGGCCGGCCAGCCGTTCACGGCCTCGAACGACCTGGTGGTGACCCCGACCTATGTGCCGGACCTGGTGAACGTCAGCCTCGACCTGCTGATCGACCGCGAGCGCGGCGTCTGGCACCTCTCCAATGGCGAAGCCGTGACCTGGGCCGAGCTGGCGCGCAAGGCCTGCGCGGTGGCCGGCGTCGATCCGCGCACCCTGCAGGAACGTCCAGCGACGGAGCTGGGCTACGTGGCGGTGCGTCCGCACTACTCGGCCCTGGGCAGCGAACGCGGCATGCTGCTGCCTTCGCTCGACGACGCGCTGGGACGCTACCTGCATGCGCTCGAGGAGCACGCGGTCGACGACGGCGCGATGGTGGGGGAAGCGGCGCATTACGCGCGCTGA
- a CDS encoding DUF2515 family protein has product MTYMAGSQVNRCVGRCPKRHSRAAACNEVALSPSQHAGTGHCQRALDVRQLFPGAGSIRESVEHIARHEQVNIPQKIMYNDLVLQKLLATNQYAWATGFPTGDHEEIKLTLSAECRARTGFTAWFPQNKDAKLWVAEERMQFVKQAAKRFGQLLNSPERPYVEASIRAIAAGGGVA; this is encoded by the coding sequence ATGACGTATATGGCTGGAAGCCAGGTCAACCGCTGCGTTGGACGCTGCCCGAAAAGGCACTCACGGGCAGCAGCGTGCAATGAAGTCGCGCTATCGCCGAGTCAGCATGCCGGCACCGGACATTGCCAACGAGCGCTCGATGTCCGCCAGCTTTTCCCCGGAGCGGGAAGCATCCGCGAGAGCGTCGAGCATATCGCGCGACATGAGCAGGTGAACATCCCACAAAAGATCATGTACAACGATCTCGTGCTGCAGAAATTGCTTGCCACGAACCAGTATGCCTGGGCAACCGGATTTCCGACTGGCGACCATGAGGAGATAAAGCTGACTTTGTCGGCCGAGTGCCGGGCCAGGACAGGCTTTACTGCTTGGTTTCCACAGAACAAAGACGCAAAGCTGTGGGTCGCTGAGGAGCGCATGCAGTTCGTGAAGCAGGCAGCAAAGCGATTCGGCCAGCTCCTGAACAGTCCCGAGCGTCCCTATGTCGAGGCGTCGATCCGGGCGATCGCCGCTGGCGGAGGCGTCGCATGA
- a CDS encoding DUF2515 family protein — MSASYVPGAPNPWFARHTYHGIPVYRNIKPIRECKLHHCVGPGATVERAIAVPILTPEHLWSTFQAEAEEILKVNGSFEGNDRERNRRINAAYAKLWLADHRFQWAGLAAFASKQVGCGLLHSAELSEKNRRVREQVGRAFAAYPGAGASTMVQSTTEAAAQYMYRKLGFGNAHLFLDIYPLHRFFMERGWEEFNTYLAKRQNDKYPVHWAVNRNTLRFGTPFAEIKEGFRLINSGDLKRSVDQLAQHEQVNILQRIMYNDPVLQRLLAMNQYAWAIEFPTGDYEEIKLTLSAECRAKQGFTSWFSRNKNAELWVVEQRMQFVLTAARQFHALLHGAERPYVEASIRAISAGGGVA, encoded by the coding sequence GTGTCCGCCAGCTATGTCCCCGGAGCGCCGAATCCCTGGTTCGCCAGGCACACCTACCACGGCATTCCCGTCTACCGGAACATCAAGCCGATCCGGGAATGCAAGCTGCATCACTGTGTCGGGCCCGGGGCCACCGTGGAGCGGGCCATCGCCGTGCCCATCCTCACGCCCGAGCATCTATGGAGCACCTTCCAGGCCGAGGCCGAGGAAATCCTGAAAGTGAACGGCAGTTTCGAGGGCAACGACCGCGAGAGGAATCGGCGCATCAATGCGGCCTACGCCAAATTATGGCTGGCCGATCATCGCTTCCAGTGGGCGGGACTGGCGGCGTTCGCCTCGAAGCAGGTCGGTTGCGGGCTGCTGCATTCTGCCGAGCTCAGCGAAAAGAACCGCCGCGTGCGCGAGCAGGTGGGGCGGGCCTTCGCCGCGTATCCCGGCGCCGGGGCATCGACCATGGTGCAGTCCACCACGGAGGCAGCGGCACAGTACATGTACCGCAAGCTGGGCTTCGGGAATGCGCACCTGTTTTTGGATATTTATCCGCTGCACAGGTTTTTCATGGAGCGGGGATGGGAGGAGTTCAATACCTATCTTGCCAAGCGGCAGAACGATAAGTATCCGGTGCATTGGGCGGTCAACAGGAACACGCTTCGGTTTGGGACGCCATTTGCCGAGATTAAGGAAGGATTCCGACTCATCAATTCAGGCGACCTGAAGCGAAGCGTTGATCAGCTTGCCCAGCATGAGCAAGTCAATATTTTGCAGAGGATTATGTACAACGATCCCGTCTTACAGCGATTACTCGCAATGAACCAATATGCCTGGGCGATTGAATTTCCAACTGGTGACTACGAGGAGATCAAGCTGACCCTGTCGGCCGAGTGCCGGGCCAAGCAGGGCTTCACTTCCTGGTTTTCCCGAAACAAGAATGCGGAGCTGTGGGTGGTCGAGCAGCGCATGCAGTTCGTGCTGACCGCCGCCAGACAATTTCATGCTCTCTTGCACGGCGCCGAACGCCCTTACGTCGAAGCATCTATCCGTGCGATCTCCGCTGGCGGAGGTGTCGCATGA
- a CDS encoding PAAR domain-containing protein codes for MLNRYFITLGAPTTAGGKVTSSSRFETINGAPLAVEGDSCWCPACLSEGVIRPDGPRLSESIDGRQVALHDDLCICKCKPPPRLVASQAFMCQSIDSDWYAGQEAAAAQAAAQANAADLDVPELEDLPLALIDPGTMEAITGLPYRLDLPGAQGMLDHKGWTEPLSETERDAGVIVQPHAATD; via the coding sequence ATGCTCAACAGATATTTCATCACGCTCGGCGCGCCCACCACGGCCGGCGGCAAGGTGACTTCAAGCAGCCGCTTCGAGACCATCAACGGCGCGCCGCTGGCCGTCGAAGGTGACAGCTGCTGGTGCCCCGCCTGTCTGTCCGAAGGCGTGATCCGTCCCGACGGGCCACGCCTGTCCGAATCGATCGACGGCCGCCAGGTCGCCCTGCACGACGACCTGTGCATCTGCAAGTGCAAGCCGCCGCCGCGCCTGGTCGCTTCGCAAGCCTTCATGTGCCAATCGATCGACAGCGACTGGTATGCCGGCCAGGAGGCCGCGGCCGCGCAGGCGGCGGCGCAAGCCAACGCGGCAGATCTCGATGTTCCCGAACTGGAGGACCTGCCGCTGGCCCTGATCGATCCGGGGACCATGGAAGCCATCACCGGGCTCCCTTACCGGCTTGACCTGCCAGGCGCGCAGGGCATGCTCGATCACAAGGGCTGGACCGAGCCCTTGAGCGAGACCGAACGGGATGCAGGCGTCATCGTGCAGCCGCATGCAGCCACCGACTGA
- a CDS encoding substrate-binding domain-containing protein, whose amino-acid sequence MLKVHIRPHWEISVKGESPLDTKDLLGLLLSIQDTGSIAQAAKSVGLSYRYAWGLLRSAESLFGEQLLQTGRGRGTSLTPLAQKLVWADRRIAARLSPTLHSLASELEAELGRITANKLRTLRMDASHGFAVAALTGCIDRDALPLDLRYRTSTDAVAALARRECDLAGFHIPLGRFEAQTIAWYLRWLDPNQHCLVRVADREQGLITARGNPLGLRGLADLARPEVRFVNRQAGSGTRMLLEMMLAADGPPLESINGYNSAEFTHSAVAAYIASGMADAGIGMRAAAAQFKLDFLPLVREHYYFALRRDAVDEPIMRQLLELMRDPSYHKLVAALPGYDAGGTGELVSIAEAFSLQA is encoded by the coding sequence ATGCTCAAAGTTCATATCCGTCCACATTGGGAAATCAGCGTCAAGGGCGAGAGCCCGCTCGATACCAAGGACCTGCTGGGCTTGCTCCTGTCGATCCAGGACACCGGGTCGATCGCGCAGGCGGCAAAGAGTGTCGGCCTGTCCTACCGCTATGCCTGGGGTTTGCTGCGCTCGGCCGAAAGCCTGTTCGGCGAACAATTGCTGCAGACGGGGCGCGGACGCGGCACGAGCCTGACGCCGCTGGCGCAGAAGCTGGTCTGGGCCGACCGCCGCATTGCGGCGCGCCTGTCGCCGACCCTGCACAGCCTGGCCTCGGAGCTGGAAGCGGAACTGGGGCGCATCACCGCCAACAAGCTGCGCACCCTGCGCATGGACGCCAGTCACGGCTTCGCGGTGGCCGCGCTGACCGGCTGCATCGACCGCGACGCCCTGCCGCTCGACCTGCGCTACCGCACCAGCACTGACGCGGTCGCCGCGCTGGCCCGGCGCGAATGCGACCTGGCCGGCTTTCACATCCCGCTCGGACGCTTCGAGGCGCAGACGATCGCCTGGTACCTGCGCTGGCTCGATCCGAACCAGCACTGCCTGGTGCGCGTGGCGGACCGCGAGCAGGGCCTGATCACGGCGCGCGGCAATCCGCTCGGCCTGCGCGGCCTGGCCGACCTGGCGCGCCCCGAGGTGCGCTTCGTGAACCGCCAGGCCGGCTCCGGCACGCGCATGCTGCTGGAGATGATGCTGGCCGCCGACGGCCCGCCGCTCGAATCCATCAACGGCTACAACAGCGCCGAGTTCACGCATTCGGCGGTGGCCGCCTACATCGCCAGCGGCATGGCCGACGCCGGCATCGGCATGCGTGCCGCGGCCGCCCAGTTCAAGCTCGATTTCCTGCCGCTGGTGCGCGAGCATTATTACTTTGCGCTGCGCCGCGACGCCGTCGACGAACCGATCATGCGCCAGCTGCTCGAGCTGATGCGCGATCCCTCCTACCACAAGTTGGTGGCCGCCCTGCCCGGCTACGATGCCGGCGGCACGGGTGAACTGGTGTCGATCGCCGAGGCTTTTTCGCTTCAGGCATAG
- a CDS encoding OFA family MFS transporter produces the protein MGLFDFLSKERTIAGPGFNRWLVPPAALAIHLCIGMAYGFSVFWLPLSKAIGITESRACAADMGFMAEIFSTTCDWKISMLGWMFTLFFVFLGLAAWLFGGWLEHAGPRKAGIVSAVCWCGGLVISSLGIYTHQIWLMWIGSGVIGGIGLGLGYISPVSTLIKWFPDRRGMATGMAIMGFGGGAMIGAPLADKLMKHFATATSVGVWETFLALAAIYFVFMVAGALTYRVPASGWKPAGWTPPAQTANTMITARHVHASRVWGIPQFWLIWGVLFLNVSAGIGILGMASPLLQEVFGGKLIGVDLGFNDLDAAQKSQIAAIAAGFTGLLSLFNIGGRFAWASCSDYIGRKATYFVFLILGFFLYVSIPSMAHAGQLALFVGFICIILSMYGGGFSTVPAYLADLFGTQMVGAIHGRLLTAWAAAGVLGPILINYIREYQIAHGVPKAQAYDITMYVLAGLIVVGIVLNTMIRPLADKHFMTDAELAAEKKLAHERDVSAASGTRVGGGSGSSAASSPLVTAFAWLAVGIPLMFGVWVTLQKAAVLFK, from the coding sequence ATGGGTTTATTCGATTTTCTAAGTAAAGAGCGCACCATCGCGGGACCGGGCTTCAACCGCTGGCTGGTGCCGCCGGCGGCGCTCGCGATCCACCTGTGCATCGGCATGGCCTACGGCTTCTCGGTGTTCTGGCTGCCGCTGTCGAAAGCGATCGGCATCACCGAGTCGCGCGCCTGCGCGGCCGACATGGGCTTCATGGCCGAGATCTTCTCGACCACCTGCGACTGGAAGATCTCGATGCTCGGCTGGATGTTCACGCTGTTCTTCGTCTTCCTGGGCCTGGCTGCCTGGCTGTTCGGCGGCTGGCTCGAGCACGCCGGCCCGCGCAAGGCCGGTATCGTGTCGGCCGTGTGCTGGTGCGGCGGCCTGGTGATTTCAAGCCTGGGCATCTACACCCACCAGATCTGGCTGATGTGGATCGGTTCCGGCGTGATCGGCGGGATCGGCCTCGGCCTCGGCTACATCTCGCCCGTGTCGACGCTCATCAAATGGTTCCCGGACCGCCGCGGCATGGCGACCGGCATGGCCATCATGGGCTTCGGCGGCGGCGCCATGATCGGCGCCCCGCTGGCCGACAAGCTGATGAAGCATTTTGCTACCGCCACCTCGGTCGGCGTCTGGGAAACCTTCCTGGCCCTGGCCGCGATTTATTTCGTCTTCATGGTAGCGGGCGCACTGACCTACCGCGTGCCTGCCTCGGGCTGGAAGCCTGCGGGCTGGACCCCGCCGGCGCAGACTGCCAACACGATGATCACCGCGCGCCACGTGCACGCCAGCCGCGTCTGGGGCATCCCGCAGTTCTGGCTGATCTGGGGCGTGCTGTTCCTGAACGTCTCGGCCGGCATCGGCATCCTGGGCATGGCCTCGCCGCTGCTGCAGGAAGTCTTCGGCGGCAAGCTGATCGGCGTCGACCTCGGCTTCAACGACCTCGACGCGGCGCAAAAGAGCCAGATCGCGGCGATCGCCGCCGGCTTCACCGGCCTGCTGTCGTTGTTCAACATCGGCGGCCGCTTCGCCTGGGCCTCGTGCTCGGACTACATCGGCCGCAAGGCGACCTATTTCGTGTTCCTGATCCTCGGTTTCTTCCTGTACGTGTCGATTCCGTCGATGGCGCACGCCGGCCAGCTGGCCTTGTTCGTCGGCTTCATTTGTATCATCCTGTCGATGTACGGCGGCGGTTTTTCGACCGTGCCTGCCTACCTGGCCGACCTGTTCGGCACGCAGATGGTGGGCGCGATCCACGGCCGCCTGCTGACGGCCTGGGCCGCGGCCGGTGTGCTGGGTCCGATCCTGATCAACTACATCCGCGAGTACCAGATCGCCCATGGCGTACCGAAGGCGCAAGCCTATGACATCACGATGTACGTGCTGGCCGGCCTGATCGTCGTCGGCATCGTGCTCAACACGATGATCCGCCCGCTGGCCGACAAGCACTTCATGACGGACGCCGAACTGGCGGCCGAGAAGAAGCTGGCGCATGAGCGCGACGTTTCCGCCGCGAGCGGCACCCGCGTCGGCGGCGGCAGCGGCAGCAGTGCCGCCAGCAGCCCGCTGGTCACGGCCTTTGCCTGGCTGGCGGTCGGCATTCCGCTGATGTTCGGCGTGTGGGTGACGCTGCAGAAGGCGGCGGTGCTGTTCAAGTAA
- a CDS encoding NAD(P)H-dependent oxidoreductase subunit E, translated as MNHPIIPIAVANAGASRQRKREAPKGRRVDPQALAEVQALLGGASTQRDLLIEHLHKIQDHFGCLSSAHMAALAQEMRLAQTEVYEVATFYHHFDVVKEGEAAPAALTVRVCAGLSCEMAGARELLDKLPALLGREVRLLEAPCIGRCEQAPAAVVGQHAVPHATAEKVAAKAAAGVTPDEIPGHADYATYRRAGGYQLLRDCVAGLRDVEQVIGTLEASGLRGLGGAGFPLGRKWRIVRAEAGPRLMAINIDEGEPGTFKDRVYLERDPHRFLEGALIAAWAVGIEAIYIYLRDEYHGCRAMLEAELEKLRLDPPVQGMPPIHLRRGAGAYICGEESAMIESIEGKRGMPRLRPPYVAQVGLFGRPTLEHNFESLHWVREILERGGDWFASFGRNGRRGLRSFSVSGRVKEPGVKLAPAGITITELINEYCGGMQDGHSFYAYLPGGASGGILPASMGDIPLDFDTLQPYGCFIGSAAVVVLSDRDSASAAARNTLAFFKDESCGQCTPCRNGTAKALDIINKPVWDVPLLGELSQVMRDASICGLGQAAPNPFDCVIKYFPHELEAVKS; from the coding sequence ATGAACCACCCCATCATCCCGATCGCCGTCGCCAACGCCGGCGCCAGCCGCCAGCGCAAACGCGAAGCCCCGAAAGGCCGCCGCGTCGACCCGCAGGCCCTCGCCGAAGTCCAGGCCCTGCTCGGCGGCGCGTCAACCCAGCGCGACCTCCTGATCGAGCACCTGCACAAGATCCAGGACCATTTCGGCTGCCTGTCGAGCGCCCACATGGCCGCGCTCGCGCAAGAAATGCGCCTGGCGCAGACCGAGGTCTACGAGGTCGCCACCTTCTACCACCACTTCGACGTGGTCAAGGAAGGCGAAGCCGCCCCGGCGGCACTGACGGTGCGCGTCTGCGCCGGCCTCTCGTGCGAGATGGCGGGCGCCCGCGAACTGCTGGACAAACTCCCGGCGCTGCTCGGCCGCGAGGTGCGCCTGCTCGAAGCGCCCTGCATCGGCCGCTGCGAACAGGCGCCGGCGGCGGTGGTGGGGCAGCATGCGGTCCCGCATGCGACGGCCGAGAAGGTGGCCGCGAAAGCAGCCGCCGGAGTGACGCCTGACGAGATCCCGGGCCATGCCGACTATGCGACTTACCGCCGCGCCGGCGGCTACCAGCTGCTGCGCGACTGCGTCGCAGGCCTGCGCGACGTCGAACAGGTGATCGGCACGCTGGAAGCCTCCGGCCTGCGCGGCCTGGGCGGCGCCGGTTTCCCACTGGGCCGCAAATGGCGCATCGTGCGTGCCGAGGCCGGCCCGCGCCTGATGGCGATTAACATCGACGAAGGCGAGCCGGGCACCTTCAAAGACCGCGTCTACCTCGAGCGTGACCCGCACCGCTTCCTGGAAGGCGCCCTGATCGCCGCCTGGGCGGTCGGCATCGAGGCCATCTACATTTATTTGCGCGACGAATACCACGGCTGCCGCGCCATGCTGGAAGCCGAGCTCGAAAAACTGCGTCTTGATCCGCCGGTGCAGGGCATGCCGCCGATTCACCTGCGGCGCGGCGCGGGAGCGTACATCTGCGGCGAAGAGTCGGCCATGATCGAATCGATCGAGGGCAAGCGCGGCATGCCGAGATTGCGTCCGCCCTATGTGGCGCAGGTCGGCCTGTTCGGCCGTCCTACGCTGGAACACAATTTCGAGTCCCTGCACTGGGTGCGCGAGATCCTGGAACGCGGCGGCGACTGGTTCGCCAGTTTCGGCCGCAACGGCCGGCGCGGGCTGCGTTCGTTCTCGGTCTCGGGCCGCGTCAAGGAGCCGGGCGTCAAACTCGCCCCGGCCGGCATCACGATCACGGAACTGATCAATGAATACTGCGGCGGCATGCAGGACGGGCACAGTTTCTATGCCTACCTGCCGGGTGGCGCCTCGGGCGGCATCCTGCCGGCCAGCATGGGCGACATCCCGCTCGACTTCGATACGCTGCAGCCCTACGGCTGCTTCATCGGCTCGGCCGCCGTCGTGGTGCTGTCGGATCGCGACAGCGCCAGCGCCGCCGCCCGCAACACGCTCGCCTTCTTCAAGGACGAGTCCTGCGGCCAGTGCACGCCCTGCCGCAACGGCACCGCCAAGGCGCTCGACATCATCAACAAGCCGGTCTGGGACGTGCCGCTGCTGGGCGAACTGTCGCAGGTGATGCGCGACGCGTCGATCTGCGGCCTCGGCCAGGCCGCGCCGAATCCCTTCGACTGCGTCATCAAGTACTTCCCGCACGAGCTGGAGGCAGTGAAATCATGA